From a single Raphanus sativus cultivar WK10039 chromosome 3, ASM80110v3, whole genome shotgun sequence genomic region:
- the LOC130509045 gene encoding uncharacterized protein LOC130509045 has product MQGKSSPDLESIGSGTTTTKRSSGSRSRTRRRDFLTRFTNTERFTENLQDWFGSVLNNHDNNKPVFEPPFELVELQKFDYALEGVSFQQLTRMPSNAVYASTSTSVEANAYLAVEDFLHAAVKSLWEAFWSRHEEEEEVPFSVGCLFGESMKFYQAEKALPLGKLDGLSAAGVLLKNPRHPHGKWDHVLELALLRPQVGSFTVESSLPVLGEALFYALRVLISRSVSRLDFSQSSNCVFVLLVDLQYGGVVKVEGDVNKMYFDVNNVYECAADWVKNHCKISVSPVDRIWNKLGNANWRDIGALQVVFATYHCIMQYFGPPRHSIEDLAADHSSRVHSRRQERQLGDTGLNENGVFRLQQRIMSPEIVEVQEESTKIESEALMKLEVGSVLWLEDSNYQKGYQIDQVLTNGTLPYHIASPVDEAGKSVFLYVGSPPSQLEPALEDMSLWYQVQRQTKILSIMKQRGLSSKYLPQLHGSGRIIHPGQCQKPSSGGRCDHPWCGTPILVTTPVGETVSDMVNEGRFGPEEAIRCCHDCLSALSTSSSAGIRHGDIRPENVVYVTSGVRQPYFVLIGWGHAVLEDRDRPAMNLHFSSTYALQEGKLCAASDAESLIYMLYFCFGDLPELDSVEGALQWRETSWSKRLIQQKLGDVSTILKAFSDYVDSLCGTPYPLDYGIWLRRLKRNLSEDHGKEIETSG; this is encoded by the exons ATGCAAG GCAAATCATCTCCAGACCTCGAATCAATCGGGTCTGGCACAACAACCACAAAGCGATCAAGCGGGAGCAGATCTCGTACACGGAGGAGAGACTTCCTCACCAGGTTCACCAACACTGAACGTTTCACTGAGAATCTCCAAGACTGGTTCGGTTCAGTATTAAATAACCATGATAATAACAAACCGGTATTTGAACCGCCTTTCGAGCTCGTCGAGCTGCAGAAGTTCGACTACGCCTTGGAAGGCGTCTCCTTCCAGCAGCTTACTCGAATGCCTTCGAACGCCGTCTACGCATCGACTTCCACCTCGGTGGAAGCCAATGCGTATCTAGCGGTGGAGGATTTCCTCCACGCCGCGGTTAAGAGCCTCTGGGAGGCGTTTTGGAGCCGtcatgaggaggaggaggaggttcctTTCTCTGTTGGGTGTTTGTTTGGTGAGAGTATGAAGTTTTATCAGGCTGAGAAGGCTTTACCTCTTGGGAAGCTTGACGGGCTTTCCGCGGCTGGTGTGTTGCTGAAGAACCCGCGGCATCCTCACGGGAAGTGGGATCATGTTCTTGAACTTGCTCTTCTTAGGCCTCAAGTTGGAAGCTTTACGGTTGAGAGTTCGTTGCCTGTGTTGGGAGAAGCTCTTTTCTACGCTCTCCGTGTGCTTATCTCGAGAAGTGTGAGCCGGTTGGATTTTTCTCAAAGCTCCAACTGTGTGTTTGTTCTTTTGGTTGATTTGCAGTACGGGGGAGTTGTGAAAGTGGAAGGGGATGTGAATAAGATGTATTTCGATGTGAATAATGTTTATGAGTGCGCTGCGGATTGGGTGAAGAACCATTGCAAGATCTCTGTGTCGCCGGTTGATAGGATATGGAACAAGCTGGGGAATGCTAACTGGAGAGACATTGGTGCTTTGCAAGTAGTTTTCGCGACTTACCATTGTATAATGCAGTACTTTGGACCGCCCAGGCATTCTATTGAAGACTTAGCTGCTGACCATAGTTCCCGTGTTCACTCGAGAAGACAGGAGAGGCAGTTGGGGGATACTGGTCTTAATGAGAATGGTGTGTTTAGGCTCCAGCAAAGAATAATGTCTCCTGAAATTGTGGAAGTTCAAGAAGAGTCAACTAAAATTGAATCTGAAGCGTTGATGAAACTGGAAGTGGGATCGGTTCTGTGGCTGGAGGATTCAAACTATCAAAAAGGGTATCAGATTGACCAAGTGTTGACTAACGGTACACTTCCTTATCATATCGCATCACCAGTGGATGAAGCAGGAAAGTCTGTGTTTCTCTACGTTGGTTCTCCTCCTTCACAGCTAGAGCCAGCTTTGGAAGACATGAGCTTGTGGTATCAGGTGCAGAGACAAACTAAAATACTAAGtataatgaaacagagaggACTTTCTAGCAAATACTTGCCGCAGCTCCACGGGTCTGGTCGGATCATTCACCCAGGCCAGTGTCAAAAACCAAGCTCAGGTGGACGGTGTGATCATCCTTGGTGCGGAACTCCCATTCTTGTCACCACTCCCGTTGGCGAGACAGTATCTGATATGGTGAACGAGGGCCGGTTTGGTCCAGAAGAAGCTATTAGATGTTGCCATGATTGCTTATCTGCACTCTCAACCTCCTCTTCAGCTGGAATACGCCATGGTGACATCCGTCCAGAGAACGTAGTTTATGTCACTTCAGGTGTGAGACAACCATACTTTGTACTAATAGGTTGGGGTCACGCGGTGCTTGAGGATAGAGATAGACCTGCAATGAATCTTCACTTCTCCTCTACTTACGCACTCCAGGAAGGGAAACTTTGTGCTGCCTCGGATGCGGAGAGCTTGATATACATGCTTTATTTCTGTTTTGGAGACTTGCCTGAATTGGATTCAGTTGAAGGAGCTCTTCAATGGAGAGAGACCTCTTGGTCGAAAAGGTTGATTCAGCAGAAGCTAGGTGATGTCTCAACCATTTTGAAAGCGTTTTCTGACTACGTTGACAGTTTATGTGGGACACCGTATCCTCTGGATTATGGGATATGGTTGAGAAGATTGAAGAGGAATCTTTCAGAAGATCACGGAAAAGAAATCGAAACTTCAGGCTAA
- the LOC108847330 gene encoding cytochrome P450 98A3, with protein MSWFLIAAAILAAVVSYNLIQRLRFKLPPGPRPKPIVGNLYDIKPVRFRCYYEWAQTYGPIISVWIGSILNVVVSSAELAKEVLKEHDQKLADRHRNRSTEAFSRNGQDLIWADYGPHYVKVRKVCTLELFTPKRLESLRPIREDEVTAMVESVFRDCNLPENRVKGLQLRKYLGAVAFNNITRLAFGKRFVNAEGVMDEQGLEFKAIVSNGLKLGASLSIAEHIPWLRWMFPADEKSFAKHGARRDILTRAIMEEHTLARQNSSGAKQHFVDALLTLKDQYDLSEDTIIGLLWDMITAGMDTTAITAEWGMAEMIKNPRVQQKVQEEFDRVVGQDRVLTEQDFARLPYLQCVVKESFRLHPPTPLMLPHRSNAHVKIGGYDIPKGSNVHVNVWAVARDPAVWKNPLEFRPERFLEEDVDMKGHDYRLLPFGAGRRVCPGAQLGINLVTSMMSHLLHHFVWTPPQGTKPDEIDMSENPGLVTYMRVPVQAVATPRLPSDLYKRVPYDM; from the exons ATGTCGTGGTTTCTTATAGCGGCGGCGATTCTAGCTGCCGTCGTCTCATACAACCTTATCCAACGTCTGAGATTCAAGCTCCCACCAGGACCACGCCCTAAGCCTATCGTCGGTAACCTCTACGACATAAAACCTGTCCGGTTCAGATGCTACTATGAATGGGCTCAAACCTATGGACCAATCATATCGGTCTGGATCGGTTCTATCTTAAACGTGGTCGTATCAAGCGCCGAGCTAGCCAAAGAAGTCCTCAAAGAGCACGACCAGAAGCTAGCCGACCGTCACCGAAACAGATCCACAGAAGCATTCAGCCGCAACGGTCAGGATCTGATATGGGCTGATTATGGTCCACACTACGTGAAGGTGAGAAAAGTTTGCACGCTTGAGCTCTTCACACCAAAAAGACTCGAGTCTCTTAGGCCTATCCGTGAAGATGAGGTCACTGCCATGGTCGAGTCCGTCTTCAGAGACTGTAACCTTCCTG AAAACAGAGTGAAAGGATTACAACTGAGGAAGTACTTAGGAGCGGTTGCGTTCAACAACATCACGCGGCTAGCGTTTGGAAAACGTTTTGTGAACGCGGAAGGTGTGATGGACGAGCAAGGACTTGAGTTCAAGGCCATTGTATCCAACGGTCTAAAGCTAGGTGCTTCACTGTCGATAGCAGAACACATCCCCTGGCTCCGGTGGATGTTTCCGGCCGATGAGAAGTCTTTTGCTAAGCACGGAGCTCGCCGTGACATCCTCACTAGAGCTATCATGGAGGAACATACTTTGGCCCGTCAGAATTCTAGTGGAGCTAAGCAGCATTTCGTTGATGCGTTGCTTACGTTGAAGGATCAGTATGATCTTAGTGAAGACACCATCATTGGTCTTCTATGG GATATGATCACGGCGGGGATGGACACGACAGCTATAACAGCAGAATGGGGCATGGCGGAGATGATCAAGAATCCAAGAGTGCAACAAAAGGTACAAGAAGAATTCGACAGAGTGGTTGGACAAGACCGGGTCTTAACCGAGCAAGATTTTGCACGCTTACCATACCTCCAATGCGTGGTTAAAGAATCATTCAGACTCCACCCTCCAACGCCTCTAATGCTTCCTCACCGATCCAACGCACACGTCAAAATCGGAGGCTACGACATTCCCAAAGGCTCAAACGTCCATGTGAACGTTTGGGCGGTGGCTAGAGACCCGGCCGTGTGGAAAAACCCATTAGAGTTTAGACCAGAGAGGTTCTTGGAAGAAGATGTTGACATGAAAGGTCATGATTATAGGCTGCTTCCGTTTGGTGCAGGAAGAAGGGTTTGTCCAGGTGCACAGCTTGGGATCAACTTGGTGACTTCTATGATGAGTCATTTGCTTCACCATTTCGTTTGGACACCGCCTCAGGGGACTAAACCAGATGAGATTGACATGTCTGAAAACCCTGGACTCGTTACTTACATGCGTGTTCCTGTTCAAGCCGTTGCCACTCCTCGGTTGCCTTCTGATCTGTATAAACGTGTGCCGTACGATATGTAA